The DNA region GACCGACATCTCCCGCGAGGCCGTCGCGCGCGCCATCGAGAACCTCGACGCGCAGGACACCGTCGGCGTGCTGGCCTTCCACACCGAGGCCGAGTGGGTCCTGCCGCTGCAGCAGCTGCCCGACCAGGCCATCGTCGACGACGCGCTCGGCAGCCTGTTCCCCAACGGCGACACCTCCATCGGGCAGGCCCTGGAGGAGGCGATCGCCGGGCTCAAGGACGCCGACGCCCGGCTGCGGCACATCGTGCTGTTCACGGACGGGTTCACCAGCGAGTCGGGGCTGGAGGACATCGCCGCCGAGGCCGCCGAGCAGGGCATCACGGTGTCCGTGGTCGGCACCGGCGAGGGCACCGACGACGTGCTGGAGCGCATGGCCGAGGTCGGCGGCGGACGGTTCTACCCGGGCCGCGACCTGTCCTCGATCCCGTCCGTGCTGGCCAGCGAGGTGCAGATGGTGTCGAGGCCGCTCATCGAGGAGGGCCGCTTCACCCCCATCGTGACCGCCGTCGACGAGGTCACCGCCCCGCTGACCGAGTCGCCGCCGCTGCTCGGGTACGTGGCCACGACCGCCAAGCCGACCGCCCGGACGCTGCTGCGCATCGGCGACGAGCGCGACCCGCTGCTGGCCACCTGGCAGGCGGGCCTCGGCACCGTCGCCGCCTGGACCTCGGACGCGACGACCCGCTGGTCCGCGCCCTGGAGCGGCTGGGACGGTGCCCGGGACCTGTGGGGCGCGCTGGTGCGCTCCACCCTGCCGGCCGACGAGGGCGGCGCGGTCGACGTCCGTGCCGACGTCACCAGCGACGGGCTCGAGCTCGGGCTCACCAGCGCCGAGGCACTCCCTGGCGACGTCACCGCGACCGCGATCGTGGTCGATCCCGACGGCAGCCGCCGCGAGGTACCGCTGACGCGCAGCGACCTGGACGCGTTCGAGGCGACCGTGCCGGCCGGCGGCAACGGCGTCCACGCGGTGACGATCCTGCTCGAACGCGGCGGCACCGAGGTGGCCCGGCGCACCGTCACGGCGGTGCGCTCCTACCCGGCCGAGTACGCCGCCAGCACCGGCAGCCGCGAAGCGGCCCAGGCCCTGGTCGGCGACCTCGGCCGGTTCGACCCGGACCCGGCGCTGGCGTTCACGCGCGAGGGCACGACGCCGGGCAGTACCCCACGCGACCTGACCGGGCCGCTGCTGCTGTTGGCGCTGCTGACGCTGCCCGTCGACGTCGGGCTGCGTCGCCTGCGGCTGGAGCGCGGTGACCTGCGGCAGCTGCTGCGCCGGCGGACACCGGCGGCGCGGCCGGCCGCCGCCAGCGGCGCGACGGCGCTGGCCGGCTCGCGGGCCGCCGCCCGCGCCGCGGAAGCCACGCCGCCGCCGGTGTGGGCCGCGCCGGGCGGTCCGCCGCGAACCTCGACGACCACGCCGGACGGTCTCCCGCCGACCTCGACGGGCACGCCGGACGCTCCACGGCCGACCGCGACGGGCACGCCGGAAGGTGCGCCGCCGACCGCGCCGGCCACGCCGGACCGGCCCCAGGCGCGGCCGCCGGCACGGGACCCGGACGGCCCGCCACCCCCACCGGTCGCGCGCAAGGACGACGGCCCGGCCGGCGGCGCGGGCGGTGCCTCACGACTGCTGGAGGCGCGCCGTCGCGCACGCGGTGGCGACACCGACGGCGAGGCGACCTGAGTTCCGCGTCAACTGCGGAGCGACACCGGGAGTTTCTGGCCTCGCTGGCTCCGCAGTTTCGTCGCGACGTCGGGTCCGGCGGGACGGGCCGTGGTGCAGGGCGGCGGGTTCGGCGCGGCGCGGGTCAGACCGCGGTGCGCGGCGCGCGAGGGGGGCGAGGAGCCCGCACGCTCCGGCGACGCTCCGCCGAGGGGCGCCCCGCCGCGTTGCGGTGCTCGCAGGCGATGCTGACGGCGAGGTCGGCCACACGCTCGAGGTAGCGGGCCAGCGACCGCAGCGCCTCGATCTGCGGGTCCGGTCCGGACGGGCCTCCCGCACCGCGGGTGTTCCCGCCGCGGCGTGCCGGCGCGGCTTCGGCGGCCTCGATCAGCCGGCTGCGGGTCCGGGCGGCGCTGCGCCGCAGGTCCACCAGCCGCGCCAGCGTCTCGCGACCCTGGCCGTCGGCGGGCGCGGCCAGCCGGTGCGCGCTGGCGGCGATGCTCGCCAGGTCCGTGAGCGCTGCCCGTACCTCGGCGTTCCAGGCGGTCACGTCGGCGTCGGCGGCGGCCTGGGCTGCCCGACGCAGCAGGTGGAGGCAGCGCACGGCCAACTCGCCCAGCCGCTCCTGCGCCAACGCCTGCACGCGCGTCGGCGCGCCGGGGGTCCCGGCGGCGACGACGGCGCGCGTGACCGCCTGCACCTCGCGGTGGCGGGCGCGTGCCTCGGCCAGGTCGGCGCGGGTGCGCGGGCCGACGTCCTCACCCGCCAGCAGGCCGGCGGCCAGCGCGGTGATGGCCTCGGGGAGCATCGCGGCGGTGTCCTGGGCCGCGGTCGTCACCAGCGTGACGTCGGCCGCGACGGCGCCGTCAGCGCGTGCGGTGGCAGCGGCGCGTGATGGCGACGACGAACCCACGACGAACCTTTCGGGCGGGATGCCCGGCCGACGAACGCGAGGGGCCGGGACACGGCGCCGCTGCATGGGCGCCAACGAAGCGATTCTGGACGGTATGCCGAATCGGGCTCCCATCATGCCCCCTCCGACGCGAGCCGGCGACGCCCGACCGGGCCGAAGGACGGGGCCCGCGCGAGGAAGGGCCGCAGCCGCCGCCGAACGGTGTGATTGGCTGTGCGCCACGACCAGTGGTGCGCGCGAGAGGTGCGAGATGCGACAGGAGCTCGGGGTCGCGCTGTCACGCCTCCCCCAGGTCGACGCGCTGCTGCGGCATCCCGCCGCCGAGGAGCCGATCGCGACCCACGGGCGCCGGGCGTTCACCGCGGCGCTGCGGGCCGAGCTCGAGGAGGTGCGCCAACGCGTCCGCGACCGGGGCGGCATCGTCCCGCGCGCCGAGGAGCTGCTGACGGCCGCCGACGAGGCGCTCCACGACCGCCGTGCGGGACGGCTCACCCGGGTGGTCAACGCCACCGGTGTGGTGCTGCACACCAACCTCGGCCGCGCGCCCCTGTCGGCCGCCGCCCGCGCCGCGGTCGCCGACGCGGCCGGCTACACGACCCTGGAGTACGACCTCCAGCGCGGCACCCGCGGCTCGCGCACCCGGCACGTCGGTGCGCTGGCGGCCGAACTGTGCGGCACGGAGAGCGCCACCGCCGTCAACAACGGCGCCGCCGCGCTGCTGCTGGTGCTGGCCGCGCTCGCCAACGGTCGCGAGGTGATCGTCAGCCGCGGCGAGCTCATCGAGATCGGCGGCTCCTACCGCCTGCCCGACGTGATGGCCGCCTCGGGCGCGAAGCTCGTCGAAGTGGGCACGACCAACCGCACACGACTGTCGGACTACCGCAAGGCGATCACCGACGACACCGCCCTGCTGCTGAAGGTGCACCGGTCCAACTACGACGTGGTCGGCTTCACCGAGGAGGTCCCGGTCGCGGCGCTGGCCGAGCTCGGCCGCGCACAGGGGGTGCCGGTGGTGCACGACCTCGGCTCGGGTCTGCCACGCGCGGCGCCCGTGGGCCCGCTGGCCGGCGAGCCCACGGTGGAGGCGTCCGTGCGGGCCGGCGCGGACCTGACGGTCTTCTCCGGCGACAAGCTGCTCGGCGGCCCGCAGGCCGGCCTGATCGTCGGGCGCACCGATCTGCTGCTGCGCTGCAACCAGCATCCGCTGGCCCGGGCCGTGCGGCTCGACAAGCTGCAGCGCGCGGCGTTGGAGGCGACGCTGGAGTCGCACCTGCGCGACGACCTGCCGATGGACCTGCCGACCATCGCGATGCTGCACGCCGACGTCGACGCACTGCACGAGCGGGCCCGGTGGATGACGGCCGAGTTGGGCGAGGGCGCCGAGGTGGTCGCCACCGAGGGGCTGGTCGGCGGCGGCGCGTCGCCAGGGGTCACGCTGCCGTCCTGGGCGGTGGCCCTGGGTACCGACGACCCCGACGGGCTCGCGCGGCGGCTGCGCCAGGGCGAGCTGCCGGTGGTCGCCCGCGTCGAGGACGACCACGTGCTGCTCGACCTGCGCACCGTCCCACCCTCGCTGGACGGCGAGGTGGTCGACGCCGTGCTCGGGTCGCGGGAAGGATGACGCCGTGCTCGGGTCGCGGGAAGGATGACGCCGTGCTCGGGTCGCGGGAAGGATGACGCCGTGTCAGATGGCGGGAGGCGCGCGGCGGAGCCATCCGGCGGGGTGCCGGTGACCGAACGCCCGATGTCGGGGACGCTCGTGGCACATGGGGAGTAGTGCCATACACCGGACGATCGTGACGGCAGGGCACGTCGACCACGGCAAGTCGACGCTGGTCCGCGCGCTCACCGGCATGGAGCCCGACCGCCTCGAGGAGGAGCGCCGCCGCGGCCTGACGATCGAGCTGGGATACGCGTGGACCGACCTCGCCGATGCGGGCGGGGGGCGGGTCGCGTTCGTGGACGTGCCGGGCCACGAGCGGCTGGTCCGGACGATGCTGGCCGGAGCCGGGACGGCGCCGGCCGTGCTGTTCGTCGTCGCGGCTGACGACGGCTGGTCGGCGCAGTCGTCCGAGCACCGTGACGTGCTGGACCTGCTCGACGTCCCGGCCGTGGCCGTCGCCGTGACCAAGTGCGACACGGTGCCCGAGGCGCGGGTGCAGGAGGTCGTTGACGACCTCGCGGCCCGCCTCGCCGACACCGCCCTGGCTGGCGCGCCGGTCGTGTGCACGGACGCGCGGAGCGGACGCGGGCTGGGCGACCTGCGCCGGGTCCTGGCGGCCGGCGTGGCCGCGCTGCCGGCACCGGCGAGCGGCGGCCGGCCACGGCTGTGGGTCGACCGGTCGTTCGCACCGACCGGGGTCGGCACCGTCGTCACCGGGACGCTGACCGGTGGCGCACTGACGACCGGCGACGAGCTCACCCTGCTGCCCGCCGACCGCCGGGTCCGCGCCCGCGGTCTGCAGGCGTTGGGGGCGCCGGTCGAGACCGCCGTCGCGGGTATGCGGGTCGCGCTGGACCTCGCGGGGGTGGCACACACCGAGGTGCAGCGCGGCGACGCCCTGGTCGCGGCCGGCCCGTGGCGTACGACGACGCTGGTCGACGTCTGGGTCCGGGCACTGCCCGGGCACCGGATCGACCGTGCCGGTGCCTGGACGCTCCACGCCGGCACGGCCGCCGTCGGCTGTCGCGTCCTGCCGCTGGACGGGGCCGTCGAGGGCCCGTCCTCCGGGGCGGTCCGGCTGCTGCTGCAGGCCGAACTGCCGCTGGTCGCCGGCGACCGCGTGGTCCTGCGAGAGGCCGGTCGCCGCGCGACCGTCGGCGGCGGGGTCGTCGCCGACCCGCTGCCCGGGCGCCGGCCCCGCGGCACGCGCGCGCGAACCGAGCTCGTCCAGGCACTGCAGACGGTCGTCGCCGCCGCCACGGCAGAGCGACGCCTGGTGGCCCTGCTGGAGGTGCCCGGCGCCGCCCACCGGCCGGTCGGTGACGCGCTGGCCGCCGTCGGGGCCCCGGCGGACGCGCCGCTGCCAGCCGGCGTCGTGCGGGTCGGCGACCGTCTGGTGGCCAAGGGGCGCGCCGAGGACTGGGCGCGCGGCCTGACCGCGTCGCTGGGGCCCGGCACGCACGAACGGGCGACCGTCGTCGCCACCGCCGTGCGCGCCGGAGCGCCCACCGAGGTCGCCGAAGCCCTGGTCGAGGCGCTCACCCGCGGGGGGCGTCTCGTGCGGGCCGGCGGCGGGCTGGCGCTGGCCGAACACGCCAGCGCCGCCTCGGCCGCGGTGTCCGGCCGTGCCGGCGCGCTGCTGGCCGACCTGGCCGCCGACCCGTTCGCTCCCGAGCACCTCGACGTCCTGGCCGCCCGCTACGGCGTCGACCACCGCCTGCTCACCGCGCTGGTCAACCGGGGCGAGATCGTGCGCACCGGCGACGTCGCCTTCGCGCGCACGGCGGTGCGGCGGGGGGTCGCGCGGCTCGCCACGCTGGAGGACGAGGTGGGGCCGTTCACGGCGGCGCAGGCCAAGACCGCCTGGGCGACGACCCGTCGTTACGCGATCCCGCTGCTCGAGCACCTCGACGCGGCCGGCATCACGGTCTTCGACGGTCGGTTGCGGCAGCTGACCGCGAAGGGCCGGGCGCTCGCCGCCGAGGACGTCGCCGGCACCACCGCGGATGACTGACCGGCTGCGCGCTCGGCGTCAGTCGCCGGTGGGACCGTCCTGGCGTCGCGCGGCCTTCATCTCCGCCTCGTGGACGTGGTGGCGGCCCTCGACGAGCTCCTCGCGGACCCGCCGTTCCCCGGCGGTCGCGACGTCGAAGTAGGTGCGGTCGAAGTCCTCGACGATCTCGAACGTCCAGCGGTCCTCGATCGCGTTGCGGCCCAGCCAGGTCTCGGTCAGCTCGTCCGCGAGCTCGTCGTGGCCCGCCTCGCGGAGCTTGTCGATGCCCTGGCCGAGCAGCAGGTCGGCCCGACCCATCTCCTGGTGGAACGTGTACAGCGCGCCGCGGGCACGCACGATCCACTCGAAGGCCTCACCGATCTTGCCGGTGGCCTCGACGGTCGTGTCGTCGACGCCGTCGGGACGGGCGTGGTCCGGATCGGGCTGGCGTGGCATGGGCGACCTCGTCACGTCGGGGCGCGCGGACGTGCCCCGGTTTCGAGGTCAGCGCGCCGTCAGGATGGCCTCTACTTCTACGGGGCTGTCCAGCGGCAGCACGGGGACCCCTACCGCCGAACGGGCGTGCACACCCGCGTCGCCGAGGACGTCGGCCAGCAGCTCGGACGCGCCGTTGGCGACGAGGTGCTGCTCGGTGAAGTCGGGCGTCGAGGCCACGAACACCGTCAGCTTGACGACCCGGACGCGGTCGAGGTCGCCGATCGCCGCGGCGGCGACCGCCAGCACGTTCAGCGCCGCCGTCCGGGCGAGCGCGGCGCCCTCGTCGGTCGCCAGGTCCGCGCCCAGCTTCCCGGTGCGCGGCAGGACGCCGTCGACGACCGGCAGCTGACCGGCGGTGAACACCAGCCCGCCGGCGCCGTCGGGCAGCTGCGCCCACGGCTGGTAGGCGGCGGCCGGGGCCGGCGCGGACGGCAGCTCCAGGCCGAGCTCGGACAGGCGGTCGAGTGCCCCCACGATCAGTCCTTCGGGCGCTTGAAGTAGGCCACGTTCTCGGCGACGGCGACCAGCTCCCAGCCCTCGTCGCCCCACTGGTTGAGGATCTGCTGCAGGGCATGGCTGATGAGCGGGGCGGTGGCGTACT from Egicoccus sp. AB-alg2 includes:
- a CDS encoding VWA domain-containing protein; amino-acid sequence: MSWWPLHLDTPAWLAALAVVPLVLWLGWRHAGDRDRALRRATALRALAVGLLVLALAGPRWDAAGRAVDLVVVVDASDSTLAARAEAQAWISAATVGQQRGDRLAVAAVGRDAQVEHGLREQATGGALTVRVDGSETDLARGLRLAQGLAGSEQRRRVVLLTDGFATRGDAAQAIRELEDAGIPVDVVPLGSDGGIADVLIEGVRVPSRVRQGDAYDVTVVMTNTGTAPAGATVVVSADGEEIHREAVELPPGRSELRVPRTAERTDETGGDAGGSEAAGGGDGGEAGNGDGTARGGAIRYEARLESAASIEPRNDLGVAAVQVEGPASVLVVDGSAGGEGGGHDADELVRLLEAGGLPVTRHPVDAGFPPLDRLLGHDATILVDVHADEIGEPGAVALDAYVRDAGRGLVVVGGEQSYGVGGYDGTRLEELLPVFARIQDPQRRPSVAQALVVDVSGSMGACHCRPDGFGGGPVAEEGGPNKTDISREAVARAIENLDAQDTVGVLAFHTEAEWVLPLQQLPDQAIVDDALGSLFPNGDTSIGQALEEAIAGLKDADARLRHIVLFTDGFTSESGLEDIAAEAAEQGITVSVVGTGEGTDDVLERMAEVGGGRFYPGRDLSSIPSVLASEVQMVSRPLIEEGRFTPIVTAVDEVTAPLTESPPLLGYVATTAKPTARTLLRIGDERDPLLATWQAGLGTVAAWTSDATTRWSAPWSGWDGARDLWGALVRSTLPADEGGAVDVRADVTSDGLELGLTSAEALPGDVTATAIVVDPDGSRREVPLTRSDLDAFEATVPAGGNGVHAVTILLERGGTEVARRTVTAVRSYPAEYAASTGSREAAQALVGDLGRFDPDPALAFTREGTTPGSTPRDLTGPLLLLALLTLPVDVGLRRLRLERGDLRQLLRRRTPAARPAAASGATALAGSRAAARAAEATPPPVWAAPGGPPRTSTTTPDGLPPTSTGTPDAPRPTATGTPEGAPPTAPATPDRPQARPPARDPDGPPPPPVARKDDGPAGGAGGASRLLEARRRARGGDTDGEAT
- a CDS encoding RidA family protein, which produces MVGALDRLSELGLELPSAPAPAAAYQPWAQLPDGAGGLVFTAGQLPVVDGVLPRTGKLGADLATDEGAALARTAALNVLAVAAAAIGDLDRVRVVKLTVFVASTPDFTEQHLVANGASELLADVLGDAGVHARSAVGVPVLPLDSPVEVEAILTAR
- the selB gene encoding selenocysteine-specific translation elongation factor, whose translation is MTAGHVDHGKSTLVRALTGMEPDRLEEERRRGLTIELGYAWTDLADAGGGRVAFVDVPGHERLVRTMLAGAGTAPAVLFVVAADDGWSAQSSEHRDVLDLLDVPAVAVAVTKCDTVPEARVQEVVDDLAARLADTALAGAPVVCTDARSGRGLGDLRRVLAAGVAALPAPASGGRPRLWVDRSFAPTGVGTVVTGTLTGGALTTGDELTLLPADRRVRARGLQALGAPVETAVAGMRVALDLAGVAHTEVQRGDALVAAGPWRTTTLVDVWVRALPGHRIDRAGAWTLHAGTAAVGCRVLPLDGAVEGPSSGAVRLLLQAELPLVAGDRVVLREAGRRATVGGGVVADPLPGRRPRGTRARTELVQALQTVVAAATAERRLVALLEVPGAAHRPVGDALAAVGAPADAPLPAGVVRVGDRLVAKGRAEDWARGLTASLGPGTHERATVVATAVRAGAPTEVAEALVEALTRGGRLVRAGGGLALAEHASAASAAVSGRAGALLADLAADPFAPEHLDVLAARYGVDHRLLTALVNRGEIVRTGDVAFARTAVRRGVARLATLEDEVGPFTAAQAKTAWATTRRYAIPLLEHLDAAGITVFDGRLRQLTAKGRALAAEDVAGTTADD
- the selA gene encoding L-seryl-tRNA(Sec) selenium transferase, translating into MRQELGVALSRLPQVDALLRHPAAEEPIATHGRRAFTAALRAELEEVRQRVRDRGGIVPRAEELLTAADEALHDRRAGRLTRVVNATGVVLHTNLGRAPLSAAARAAVADAAGYTTLEYDLQRGTRGSRTRHVGALAAELCGTESATAVNNGAAALLLVLAALANGREVIVSRGELIEIGGSYRLPDVMAASGAKLVEVGTTNRTRLSDYRKAITDDTALLLKVHRSNYDVVGFTEEVPVAALAELGRAQGVPVVHDLGSGLPRAAPVGPLAGEPTVEASVRAGADLTVFSGDKLLGGPQAGLIVGRTDLLLRCNQHPLARAVRLDKLQRAALEATLESHLRDDLPMDLPTIAMLHADVDALHERARWMTAELGEGAEVVATEGLVGGGASPGVTLPSWAVALGTDDPDGLARRLRQGELPVVARVEDDHVLLDLRTVPPSLDGEVVDAVLGSREG